One window of Apteryx mantelli isolate bAptMan1 chromosome 8, bAptMan1.hap1, whole genome shotgun sequence genomic DNA carries:
- the ANGPTL3 gene encoding angiopoietin-related protein 3 has product MKTILIFLFIAPLAISARAEKDYSSLDPAAPPETKSRFAMLDDVQILANGLLQLGHGLKDFVHKTKGQMNDIFQKLNIFDKSFYELSLQTSEIKEEEEQLRQTTARLQINNEEIKNLSQEMNSKIEYLIQNKIQLQEKVWGLEDKVTKLAVIQPTMQETNEISSLKAFVEQQDSHIKQLLKIVEDQHAQLDRQHNQIMELEYKLNHIELQEITENSFIVDQMEPEVIPFPVHNSTAATYKFDGAAPDCTALYNSGIRSSGIYTIKPNGSEAFDVYCETKFGSSWTVIQNRVDGSLDFNQTWDNYEHGFGDLNEEFWLGLNKTYSITKQGDYILRIELQDWKDNKRYIEYAFSLGSPETGYTLQLSRISGNIPNALPEQTELRFSTADRDTDIANNFNCPENYLGGWWHSECEETNLNGKYVTPRSRGRLERRKGLYWKPKKGRYYLLKSTKIMIHPTDLKSFD; this is encoded by the exons atgaaaacCATTCTAATCTTTCTATTCATTGCCCCACTTGCTATTTCAGCTAGAGCCGAGAAGGACTATTCTTCCTTGGATCCTGCTGCACCTCCTGAGACAAAATCAAGATTTGCCATGTTAGATGATGTACAAATCTTAGCCAATGGACTCCTCCAGCTTGGGCATGGTCTTAAAGACTTTGTCCATAAGACAAAGGGGCAAATGAATGATATCTTTCAAAAACTTAACATTTTTGATAAGTCCTTTTACGAGCTCTCACTGCAAACCAGTGAaatcaaagaagaagaagaacagcTCAGACAAACTACTGCCAGATTGCAAATCAACAATGAAGAGATAAAGAATCTCTCTCAGGAGATGAATTCAAAGATCGAATACCTCATACAAAACAAAATCCAGCTGCAAGAGAAAGTATGGGGCCTAGAAGATAAAGTCACTAAATTGGCCGTTATCCAGCCTACAATGCAAGAGACAAATGAAATTTCTTCACTCAAA GCTTTTGTGGAGCAGCAGGACAGCCACATTAAGCAACTTCTTAAAATTGTAGAGGATCAGCACGCACAACTCGACAGACAGCACAATCAAATAATGGAGCTGGAGTATAAG TTAAACCACATAGAGCTCCAGGAAATCACAGAGAATTCCTTTATTGTGGATCAAATGGAACCAGAGGTCATCCCCTTCCCCGTGCACAATTCAACCGCTGCAACGTACAAATTTGATG GTGCTGCTCCTGACTGCACTGCTCTCTATAACAGTGGCATACGGTCCAGTGGTATTTACACTATTAAGCCCAATGGCTCAGAAGCTTTTGATGTCTACTGTGAAACGAAATTTG GCAGTTCTTGGACTGTAATTCAGAACAGAGTGGATGGATCACTAGATTTCAACCAGACCTGGGACAACTATGAACATGGGTTTGGTGATCTCAATG AAGAATTCTGGCTAGGGCTGAATAAGACCTATTCTATTACTAAACAAGGGGACTACATTTTACGGATTGAGCTGCAGGACTGGAAAGATAATAAGCGATACATCGAGTACGCATTCAGCTTGGGAAGCCCCGAAACAGGCTACACCCTCCAGCTTTCACGGATCTCCGGGAACATCCCCAACGCACTGCCTGAACAGACCGAACTGAGGTTCTCAACTGCAGACCGTGACACGGACATAGCAAACAACTTCAACTGTCCAGAAAACTATCTAG ggGGCTGGTGGCACAGTGAATGTGAGGAAACCAATCTCAATGGGAAATACGTCACACCAAGGtcaagaggaagactagaaagaagaaaaggcttaTACTGGAAGCCTAAGAAAGGAAGATACTATCTACTCAAGTCAACCAAAATAATGATCCACCCAACAGATTTAAAGAGTTTTGATTGA